From a single Toxoplasma gondii ME49 chromosome II, whole genome shotgun sequence genomic region:
- a CDS encoding hypothetical protein (encoded by transcript TGME49_222975), translated as MYEGHDLDIGSENPSTLPRAHDCWRKCFRTQLCFFWTYDKNAAKCSLKDVNAATASRFTRRKSLVSGPRFCPNLGTSNRPPMINRRLTLSGGDDAPSLLPSLKFASPFFWPGGAIAELLGTFSMNETGGGRAIKGTLPLSNHRNGQSSARGNLLNGLPSGLIANSTENQTKESGVSSLLSSWLPFSGFRMGTGGGFLARDENTREKKMAGKSPKAIREDVSDQDNSVKHTTEQRASRKTAPEPTSSLLPSSEKQLSSVSVDAEEQNKHILRMGSDGFENDADAINESTRTKYEDHSTRAQEGTRIETRVSQTDAQPPNTVKGNVHPHTNANITHDAEANIAITRHTSASGQRFPCEREGVALTGGDFFAAGDPGAATGTAQGVVMQSPQQCAAYCAASMGCSFWTMDRESGLCYLKTPAALSSYRRDATTKNFVSGSVTAGSDCLL; from the coding sequence ATGTACGAGGGTCACGATTTGGATATCGGCTCGGAAAACCCATCGACACTACCGCGTGCACACGATTGTTGGCGAAAGTGTTTTCGCACCCAGCTGTGCTTCTTCTGGACGTACGACAAAAATGCAGCAAAATGCTCTTTGAAAGATGTTAACGCGGCTACTGCTAGTCGGTTCACTAGACGGAAAAGTCTTGTATCTGGGCCACGCTTTTGCCCTAATCTTGGCACCTCAAACCGTCCTCCGATGATCAACCGGCGCCTCACTCTCTCGGGTGGGGATGATGCGCCTAGCCTGCTGCCTTCACTCAAGTTCGCGAGCCCCTTCTTTTGGCCCGGCGGAGCGATAGCCGAACTGTTAGGAACTTTCTCAATGAATGAAACAGGTGGTGGCAGAGCCATTAAAGGAACCTTACCCTTGTCAAACCACCGAAATGGACAGAGCAGTGCTAGAGGAAACCTTTTGAACGGGCTGCCAAGTGGACTAATCGCCAACTCGACAGAGAATCAAACAAAAGAAAGTGGCGTGAGCTCCTTGCTTTCTTCCTGGCTACCGTTTAGCGGATTTCGAATGGGAACAGGAGGAGGCTTTCTGGCACGAGACGAGAACACccgcgagaaaaagatggCAGGAAAAAGTCCAAAAGCCATTCGTGAGGACGTCTCCGACCAGGACAATTCGGTGAAGCACACCACGGAACAGCGAGCTTCACGAAAAACCGCCCCTGAGCCCacttcttccctcctcccCTCTAGCGAGAAGCAGTTGTCATCTGTTTCGGTAGACGCTGAAGAACAGAACAAACACATCCTCCGGATGGGGTCAGACGGATTTGAGAATGATGCCGATGCGATCAACGAAAGCACGCGTACCAAATATGAAGATCACAGCACCCGCGCTCAAGAAGGGACAAGAATCGAGACACGCGTTTCACAAACGGATGCCCAGCCGCCGAACACCGTCAAAGGAAACGTCCATCCTCATACGAATGCCAACATTACACATGACGCCGAAGCAAACATCGCCATTACAAGGCACACCAGTGCTTCTGGACAACGTTTCCCATGCGAGCGCGAAGGTGTGGCGCTGACAGGAGGAGACTTCTTCGCCGCTGGTGACCCAGGTGCCGCTACTGGTACTGCCCAGGGTGTAGTTATGCAGAGCCCTCAGCAATGCGCCGCGTACTGCGCCGCCAGCATGGGATGCTCGTTCTGGACGATGGATAGAGAATCTGGCTTATGCTATTTGAAAACGCCTGCAGCACTATCTAGCTACAGACGCGACGCCACAACGAAAAACTTCGTATCTGGATCGGTGACTGCCGGATCCGACTGCCTTCTATGA
- a CDS encoding hypothetical protein (encoded by transcript TGME49_222980), with amino-acid sequence MVMHALRCRDTYRSSFDSSDPEPTARELAQQLLQELDSRDVVLTTGQIFKALPSILPQVDALGLDAAEFEDEIKGLLAGRAGLSQKIAEHSGGLSAQRKVTRVSRRDMDDTGRYVKENKAWLATDSKQASHGLKLDEEKRFPLHDRHYIESIPTPEMHGFGTPTGIPLSKEGEVITQENADALPEEVDGLAAEIARRGEEGEELDGQQLFQMWKKANRRQRAVNKDFDLVVGGDELLRVHATTYKRSGPAPSTGTDVTVVPLVAASFDAVGESALVLIQAFNGDTGELRRMFAEAVIDSIPGRQKYLWNVSESDVRLFSIQDNDISVYLNTTSIAHRPEPTSTPLAFTTGCNFTRTLSEQPQNTTFSTPCVRIQWDLLDSIGRGEIGTTELVEAVNADLMSKTKSHIMGTQSEFGRRAGAVLGNVLSVARSAYSISGAPVKDQQRGPNAGECFKRGVDFFGFDVKKIETGEIRTPGECAEHCKFFDGCFYWTFNPARRWCYLKNAYAPEGLYSDATATKDLISGLKNCDMLPDPYPSGRMGAARVRAFTERQQVVRKTDMAVLVSNVASE; translated from the exons ATGGTGATGCATGCTCTACGCTGTCGTGATACCTACAGGTCTTCATTTGATTCAAGCGACCCTGAGCCGACTGCCCGTGAACTTGCGCAGCAGTTGCTGCAGGAATTAGATAGTCGGGATGTAGTTTTGACAACCGGACAGATTTTCAAGGCCCTGCCTTCCATTCTCCCACAGGTGGATGCCCTCGGCCTAGATGCAGCCGAGTTTGAAGATGAAATCAAAGGTCTTCTTGCAGGCCGAGCCGGTCTATCTCAGAAAATTGCGGAGCACTCTGGAGGTCTCTCGGCACAAAGGAAAGTCACAAGAgtctcgagaagagacatgGATGATACCGGTCGGTACGTCAAGGAAAACAAGGCCTGGCTGGCGACCGACTCAAAACAGGCAAGCCACGGCTTAAAactcgacgaagaaaagcggTTTCCTCTTCATGATAGACACTACATCGAATCCATCCCTACTCCAGAAATGCATGGATTCGGCACACCGACTGGTATCCCGCTTtcgaaggaaggagaagttaTCACGCAAGAGAATGCAGATGCCCTCCCTGAGGAGGTAGATGGTCTAGCAGCGGAAATCGCTagacggggagaagaaggagaggaactcGACGGTCAGCAGCTTTTCCAGAtgtggaagaaggcgaacagaCGGCAGCGAGCAGTCAACAAAGACTTCGACTTGGTGGTCGGAGGTGACGAGCTGTTGCGAGTTCACGCGACTACGTACAAACGTTCCGGCCCAGCACCTTCGACAGGAACGGACGTCACTGTAGTACCGTTGGTGGCAGCGTCGTTTGATGCTGTCGGAGAGAGCGCCTTGGTTTTGATTCAGGCCTTCAATGGAGATACAGGTGAGCTTCGGCGAATGTTTGCTGAAGCTGTCATCGACTCCATCCCTGGTCGGCAAAAATACCTGTGGAACGTGTCCGAGTCCGACGTTCGGCTCTTTTCTATCCAGGACAACGACATCTCCGTATACCTGAACACGACGAGTATTGCGCACCGGCCAGAACCCACGAGCACCCCCCTGGCCTTCACAACAGGCTGCAACTTCACGCGTACCTTATCGGAACAACCTCAAAATACCACATTTTCAACTCCGTGCGTCAGAATCCAGTGGGACTTGCTTGACTCCATTGGCCGGGGAGAGATTGGAACAACAGAACTTGTTGAAGCTGTGAATGCAGATTTGATGAGTAAGACAAAGTCTCATATTATGGGAACGCAATCAGAGTTTGGACGGCGTGCCGGCGCTGTGCTAGGCAATGTTCTCAGCGTCGCCAGGTCCGCATACTCGATCAGTGGGGCGCCGGTGAAGGATCAGCAAAGAG GACCGAACGCTGGGGAGTGCTTTAAAAGAGGAGTCGACTTTTTTGGATTCGATGTGAAGAAGATTGAGACGGGGGAGATCCGTACACCCGGCGAATGCGCCGAACACTGCAAATTCTTCGACGGGTGTTTCTACTGGACGTTTAACCCAGCAAGGCGCTGGTGCTACTTGAAGAACGCATACGCGCCGGAAGGTCTATACAGCGATGCTACGGCGACTAAGGACCTCATCTCTGGGTTAAAGAACTGCGACATGCTCCCGGACCCATATCCTTCTGGTAGGATGGGAGCCGCCAGAGTGCGAGCATTCACTGAGCGACAGCAGGTCGTGCGTAAGACAGACATGGCCGTCCTGGTCTCAAACGTAGCATCTGAATAA